Genomic segment of Meles meles chromosome 17, mMelMel3.1 paternal haplotype, whole genome shotgun sequence:
aagcaaaaaaaaaaaacctccctctTCCTCATAAAAGAACAAGTTATTCTTGGTATCTCAAAGAGATCCAAGCGAGACTACACTTAAAATTTATAAGCATGAGCTTGAGTGCCTTAGTCCACTGCTCCTCTGAGTTCAAGTGGGTCTTGATTGAATAGAACTCACCGCTGCTTCCAGAGTCTTCCATTAGGCCACTCTCCACATGAATCCTGTAGGGCAGGTAAAGACCCCACTTGGCTTTCTCAGCCTCTTCTTTGAACTGCTGCATGCAGTCCAAAAAAGCCATCATTGCCTGGTCAAATTTGACTCGTGAGCAAGTTCTCTGTCCTGCGATACAGAACAATGGCAGCTGAACGGGGTCATCTGTTAAAGACTTCAGATAGGACCGGTTTCCGAGGGGGGTGAGTCGATACCTCTGAAACTCCAGCCCAATCTTATTGGACAGGGCAAGGAGCAGCAAGGCTGTCTGGCCCCAGGCCATGTTAATCTCCTTCCAGCTCacaggggtggtggggaggcagcCCAATCTGAAGCTGTTGATGATGCCCACAGGACCATCATGCCTGATCTCAAAGGTGGCACTAAAGACACTGGTCTTCTTCAGCCGGCCCCACTGGATCTGGGCGTGTCTCAGCTGGTTCTTCATGCTCTCCAGCTCATCCTGCAGCTCCAGCTGCTGCCATTGCAAGTAACTGTAGTCCCTCCAGTACTGCTCGTCCTGCTGGTCCAGCATCTTGGTCTCTGCCCGGGCTGCCTCAAGATCTTCTGCTATTCTTTCTTGGTTGTTCTCCACCTCCTTCAGCTCCCGGATCAGCCTCGCCTCCTCCAGCTCCAGGCTCTCCAGTTCCTCCTGCAGGGTCTTTGTCTCCTCCTCACCTATCCTCCCCGTCCAATATTTGTAGCTCTGGTTCTCGGATTCTACAATAACGAGTTGGGTGTCTATCTGCTCTAAAAGTTTGTCAGTACAGTCCTCACAAAGTGGGTGGTCCATATCTTTTTCACCAGTGAGGATGTCAAAAATGTCCCTAATAGTCTTCTGGATGTTAGTGAGTGTTCTTCCAGAGTCAAACTTTCCAAGCAAGATGAACTTGTTAGAACTGTCCTTTGACATCTTGCCATCACCAGGGTGGGTAGAACAGGAGGCACCATCCTGCAGCTTTtcactgtctgtctctgccttggcaggagGGCCGTGCTCCAGGGTTTCTCCTGGCTCCTGCTGAGCTGAGGTGAATGTGGATGCTGCAGATTCTTGGGTGGTCTCAGGATCCAAGGTCCCCATGAACTGATCCAACTTTATGGGCTGCCCACAGCCCTGGCAGATGAAGCGGATGGAAGACATGGTGGAGGCCTTGGCTCTTACTCTGATTGCGAGTTTCCTCTGGCTGCCCACCTATCTGTTTATACCTTTTTAAGCTTCTTTAAAGTAgtgattcttttaaaatgcatatttcatCTTGTCACTCTTCTACTGAAAACCTTACATTGGCACCCTCCTTAGATACCTCTAGGCCTCCTTTAGCTCCTTTTAGACTTTTAGACAAGTGATTCTTTCTAAAAGGAAAATCTGATCATCTCACTTTGTCCTTTACCACTCCCAAGGCATATCTTAAGAGCAATCTTTATAACTAAGCTCTGATCGTGGCACTTCCCTCCTTAAAATGGTTTTATGCTCTTATCTTACCTTAAAATAAAGTCCCATCATCTTAACCTGACACTGAGTCCTCTTCTCATTTTCCCAACTACTTCTGTCCCAATTTCTTGCCACCTTCACTCATGCGCTTCTCCATGAT
This window contains:
- the BECN2 gene encoding beclin-2; this translates as MSSIRFICQGCGQPIKLDQFMGTLDPETTQESAASTFTSAQQEPGETLEHGPPAKAETDSEKLQDGASCSTHPGDGKMSKDSSNKFILLGKFDSGRTLTNIQKTIRDIFDILTGEKDMDHPLCEDCTDKLLEQIDTQLVIVESENQSYKYWTGRIGEEETKTLQEELESLELEEARLIRELKEVENNQERIAEDLEAARAETKMLDQQDEQYWRDYSYLQWQQLELQDELESMKNQLRHAQIQWGRLKKTSVFSATFEIRHDGPVGIINSFRLGCLPTTPVSWKEINMAWGQTALLLLALSNKIGLEFQRYRLTPLGNRSYLKSLTDDPVQLPLFCIAGQRTCSRVKFDQAMMAFLDCMQQFKEEAEKAKWGLYLPYRIHVESGLMEDSGSSDDTGRGGGKASAGPAAELSGEAGPTGAGKGTEAQGSESGSRFGY